The following coding sequences lie in one Frigoribacterium sp. SL97 genomic window:
- the hemC gene encoding hydroxymethylbilane synthase has product MATIRIGTRGSALAVAQSTTVADRMAAATGHDVELVRIKTEGDRSQGTGESLASLGGTGVFASALREALLADECDALVHSLKDLPTATHPGLVIGATPGRADARDALCARDGLTLEGLPQGARVGTGSPRRAAQLLSRRPDLEVVDIRGNVDTRLGRVGVDLDAVLLSAAGLGRLGRLDAATELLGLGFWPSAPGQGSLAVEVREGDPDEALARGLAAIEDEETRLVVTAERAVLAGLEAGCAAPVGASAVVDAGLLLLSATVYSPDGSRRLSSSHAVSLDDGPLVARLADVHEVAGRVVDELLDSGAAEFAPLGGGPAGGDPLGSAT; this is encoded by the coding sequence GTGGCGACCATCCGCATCGGAACTCGGGGCAGCGCGCTGGCCGTCGCCCAGTCGACCACCGTCGCCGACCGCATGGCGGCCGCGACCGGCCACGACGTCGAACTCGTCCGCATCAAGACCGAGGGGGACCGCTCGCAGGGCACCGGCGAGTCGCTGGCGTCGCTCGGGGGCACCGGCGTGTTCGCCAGCGCCCTGCGCGAGGCGCTCCTCGCGGACGAGTGCGACGCGCTCGTGCACTCGCTCAAAGACCTGCCCACCGCCACGCACCCCGGTCTCGTCATCGGGGCGACGCCCGGTCGGGCGGATGCCCGCGACGCCCTCTGCGCCCGCGACGGGCTGACCCTCGAAGGACTGCCCCAGGGTGCCCGCGTCGGCACGGGATCGCCGCGTCGTGCCGCCCAGCTGCTCTCGCGACGTCCCGACCTCGAGGTCGTCGACATCCGCGGCAACGTCGACACGCGGCTCGGTCGCGTCGGCGTCGACCTCGACGCCGTCCTGCTCAGCGCGGCGGGTCTCGGCCGCCTGGGACGCCTCGACGCGGCGACCGAACTGCTGGGGCTCGGCTTCTGGCCCAGTGCGCCCGGCCAGGGCTCGCTCGCCGTCGAGGTCCGCGAAGGCGACCCCGACGAGGCGCTCGCCCGCGGTCTGGCCGCCATCGAGGACGAAGAGACGCGCCTCGTGGTGACGGCCGAGCGAGCCGTGCTGGCCGGGCTCGAGGCCGGTTGCGCGGCACCCGTCGGTGCCAGTGCCGTCGTCGACGCCGGGTTGCTGCTGCTCAGCGCGACCGTCTACAGCCCCGACGGCAGCCGACGCCTCAGCTCGTCGCACGCCGTCTCCCTCGACGACGGTCCGCTCGTCGCGCGCCTCGCCGACGTCCACGAGGTCGCCGGCCGTGTCGTCGACGAGCTGCTCGACTCCGGTGCGGCCGAGTTCGCCCCGTTGGGCGGCGGACCGGCCGGCGGTGACCCCCTGGGCAGCGCCACGTGA
- a CDS encoding uroporphyrinogen-III synthase encodes MTADKPLKGVRVLVPRGGKWGDGVAASLRSRGAAPVIAPLINFAPAETPELLAAALARLESGVYEWLVVTSATTVDVLVGNGIRPPASTRVAAVGETTAAALSLAGIRVDFVPEGDNSARGLVKEWPADEVTGRVLVPQSDLAEPTLVAGLSARGFDAEFVSAYRTVGVPVSAEVRDGVADGSIGVLLVTSGSVARQIAAQLAPLPPQTLVACIGPRTAFDARAAGLPVHLIAETRSAAALVEAVVDHALDGPSAGTPPTEKD; translated from the coding sequence GTGACCGCCGACAAGCCGCTCAAGGGCGTGCGCGTCCTGGTGCCGCGCGGTGGCAAGTGGGGCGACGGGGTCGCGGCCTCGCTCCGGTCGCGCGGTGCCGCCCCGGTGATCGCCCCCCTCATCAACTTCGCCCCGGCCGAGACGCCCGAGCTGCTCGCCGCGGCCCTGGCCCGCCTCGAGTCCGGCGTCTACGAGTGGCTCGTCGTCACGAGTGCCACCACGGTCGACGTCCTGGTCGGCAACGGCATCCGGCCCCCTGCCTCGACCCGGGTCGCCGCGGTCGGCGAGACCACCGCCGCCGCCCTGAGCCTGGCGGGCATCCGCGTCGACTTCGTCCCCGAGGGCGACAACTCGGCCCGCGGACTCGTGAAGGAGTGGCCGGCCGACGAGGTCACCGGTCGCGTGCTCGTCCCGCAGTCCGACCTCGCCGAGCCGACACTCGTCGCCGGACTGTCGGCCCGCGGGTTCGACGCCGAGTTCGTCTCGGCGTACCGCACGGTGGGCGTTCCCGTCTCGGCCGAGGTGCGCGACGGCGTCGCCGACGGCTCGATCGGCGTCCTCCTCGTGACCTCGGGCAGCGTCGCCCGCCAGATCGCCGCCCAGCTGGCGCCCCTGCCCCCGCAGACCCTCGTCGCGTGCATCGGCCCGCGCACCGCCTTCGACGCCCGTGCCGCGGGGCTGCCCGTGCACCTGATCGCCGAGACCCGATCGGCGGCCGCCCTCGTCGAGGCCGTGGTGGACCACGCCCTCGACGGCCCGTCCGCCGGAACGCCCCCCACCGAGAAGGACTGA
- the hemB gene encoding porphobilinogen synthase yields MSEFPRVRPRRLRATPALRRLTAETRLHPADLVLPMFVREGIDEPTPISSMPGVVHHSLSSLPRAVEQAAEAGVGGVMLFGVPLEKDAVGSGATDPEGILNVATRVAVDAAQGALVVQTDLCLDEFTDHGHCGVLAADGSVDNDATLVRYDEMAVVQAEAGSQLIGMSGMMDGQIGSARDALDAAGFGGTALLAYAAKYASAFYGPFREAVQSTLVGDRRTYQMDAANGREGLREVDLDIAEGADVVMVKPAMSYLDVLAETAATSTVPVWAYQISGEYAMIHAAAANGWIDLDAASYESVLSIKRAGADAILTYWATELATRLQKERF; encoded by the coding sequence ATGTCCGAATTCCCCCGAGTGCGGCCCCGCCGCCTCCGCGCCACCCCCGCCCTGCGTCGTCTGACCGCCGAGACGCGCCTGCACCCCGCCGACCTCGTCCTGCCGATGTTCGTCCGCGAGGGCATCGACGAGCCCACCCCGATCTCGTCCATGCCGGGCGTCGTCCACCACAGCCTGTCGAGCCTGCCCCGGGCCGTCGAGCAGGCCGCCGAGGCCGGTGTGGGCGGCGTCATGCTCTTCGGGGTGCCCCTCGAGAAGGACGCCGTCGGGTCGGGCGCGACCGACCCCGAGGGCATCCTCAACGTGGCCACCCGCGTGGCCGTCGACGCCGCCCAGGGCGCGCTGGTCGTGCAGACCGACCTCTGCCTCGACGAGTTCACCGACCACGGCCACTGCGGCGTCCTCGCCGCCGACGGCTCGGTCGACAACGACGCCACCCTGGTCCGCTACGACGAGATGGCGGTCGTCCAGGCCGAGGCCGGGTCCCAGCTGATCGGCATGAGCGGCATGATGGACGGTCAGATCGGCTCGGCCCGCGACGCCCTCGACGCGGCCGGCTTCGGCGGCACGGCACTGCTCGCCTACGCCGCCAAGTACGCGTCGGCCTTCTACGGCCCCTTCCGCGAGGCCGTCCAGTCGACGCTGGTCGGAGACCGCCGCACGTACCAGATGGACGCCGCCAACGGGCGCGAGGGCCTGCGCGAGGTCGACCTCGACATCGCCGAGGGTGCCGACGTCGTCATGGTCAAGCCGGCGATGAGCTACCTCGACGTCCTCGCCGAGACGGCCGCGACGAGCACCGTCCCGGTGTGGGCGTACCAGATCAGCGGTGAGTACGCGATGATCCACGCGGCCGCCGCGAACGGCTGGATCGACCTCGACGCGGCCTCGTACGAGAGCGTCCTGTCGATCAAGCGGGCGGGTGCGGACGCGATCCTGACGTACTGGGCCACCGAACTGGCCACGCGCCTCCAGAAGGAGCGGTTCTGA
- the hemL gene encoding glutamate-1-semialdehyde 2,1-aminomutase, translating into MTEQSNDTYFTRAKRSIPGGVNSPVRAYGSVGGTPRFLVGAKGAYVTDAEGRDYVDLVASWGPAILGHTHPEVLEAVQQAAARGLSFGASTPAETELAELVRERVAVGDQRPIGKLRMVSTGTEATMTAIRLARGYTGRDLLVKFAGHYHGHSDSLLAEAGSGVATLSMPGSAGITAETAAQTLVLPYNDLDAVRAAFDEHGPRIAAVIVEAAAANMGVLAPQRGFNRSLSEITRRHGSLLIVDEVLTGFRVGRAGWWGLEAARVVPDGAGWEPDLITFGKVIGGGMPLAALGGRAEVMDFLAPLGPVYQAGTLSGNPVAVAAGIATLRLATPEVYARLDTVADQLSAGVSAALSAEGVEHSVQRAGSLFSFAFTPTAPNDYDDVRAQQSWRYPPFFHAMLDAGVNLPPSVFEAWFVTAAHDDDVLSRILDAVPAAAKAAAAAQAPH; encoded by the coding sequence ATGACCGAGCAGAGCAACGACACCTACTTCACCCGGGCCAAGCGGTCCATCCCGGGCGGCGTCAACTCGCCCGTCCGTGCGTACGGCTCCGTCGGCGGGACGCCACGGTTCCTCGTGGGTGCCAAGGGCGCCTACGTCACCGACGCCGAGGGACGCGACTACGTCGACCTCGTCGCCTCATGGGGTCCGGCGATCCTCGGGCACACCCACCCCGAGGTGCTCGAGGCCGTCCAGCAGGCGGCCGCGCGCGGCCTGTCGTTCGGAGCCTCGACGCCCGCCGAGACCGAACTCGCCGAGCTGGTCCGCGAACGCGTCGCCGTCGGCGACCAGCGGCCGATCGGCAAGCTGCGCATGGTGTCCACCGGCACCGAGGCGACCATGACGGCCATCCGCCTCGCCCGCGGCTACACCGGTCGCGACCTGCTTGTGAAGTTCGCCGGGCACTACCACGGGCACTCCGACTCGCTGTTGGCCGAGGCCGGCTCGGGCGTCGCGACCCTGTCGATGCCCGGCTCGGCCGGCATCACGGCCGAGACCGCCGCCCAGACGCTCGTCCTTCCCTACAACGACCTCGACGCCGTGCGTGCGGCCTTCGACGAGCACGGCCCGCGCATCGCCGCCGTCATCGTCGAGGCCGCCGCCGCCAACATGGGCGTGCTCGCGCCGCAGCGGGGCTTCAACCGCAGCCTGTCCGAGATCACGCGGCGCCACGGCTCGCTGCTGATCGTCGACGAGGTGCTCACCGGCTTCCGCGTGGGACGCGCGGGCTGGTGGGGTCTCGAGGCCGCTCGGGTCGTCCCGGACGGCGCCGGGTGGGAGCCCGACCTCATCACGTTCGGCAAGGTCATCGGCGGGGGCATGCCGCTCGCCGCCCTGGGCGGTCGCGCCGAGGTCATGGACTTCCTCGCCCCGCTGGGGCCGGTCTACCAGGCGGGCACGCTCAGCGGCAACCCGGTGGCCGTCGCCGCCGGCATCGCCACGCTCAGGCTCGCCACGCCCGAGGTCTACGCCCGGCTCGACACCGTCGCCGACCAGTTGTCGGCCGGCGTCTCCGCCGCCCTGTCCGCCGAGGGCGTCGAGCACAGCGTCCAGCGCGCCGGGTCGCTCTTCTCGTTCGCCTTCACGCCGACGGCACCGAACGACTACGACGACGTCCGCGCCCAGCAGTCCTGGCGCTACCCGCCGTTCTTCCACGCCATGCTCGACGCCGGGGTCAACCTGCCCCCGTCGGTGTTCGAGGCGTGGTTCGTCACGGCGGCCCACGACGACGACGTGCTGTCGCGCATCCTCGACGCCGTGCCCGCCGCGGCCAAGGCCGCCGCGGCCGCGCAGGCGCCGCACTAG
- a CDS encoding ABC transporter ATP-binding protein, whose translation MTVAPSVAAPVPPVLDVVAARVARGGRDLLHDVSLRVDSGQHWALIGPNGAGKTTLLTMCGALGHPTAGTVDVLGRRLGRVELSELRRHIGHVDPRHRMVGDNTVREVVLTGFTGSSDPVPRWVPTDEQEARVVDLVASVGLSSRLSARWSVLSQGERGRALIARALVSQPALLLLDEPATGLDVAAREHLLDTVDELRTTHRAMSSVTVTHHLEDLPSSTSHALLLRDGRVFATGRADDVLTSELVSGAFDHPLVVDRAGGRWSARARRR comes from the coding sequence GTGACCGTCGCCCCCTCCGTGGCCGCCCCGGTGCCGCCCGTGCTCGACGTCGTCGCTGCGCGGGTGGCCCGGGGCGGTCGTGATCTGCTGCACGACGTGTCGTTGCGCGTCGACTCCGGTCAGCACTGGGCGCTGATCGGCCCCAACGGAGCCGGCAAGACGACGCTGCTGACGATGTGCGGTGCGCTCGGCCACCCGACCGCCGGCACGGTCGACGTCCTCGGCCGCCGCCTCGGGCGGGTCGAACTGAGCGAGCTGCGTCGCCACATCGGCCACGTCGATCCCCGCCACCGCATGGTCGGCGACAACACGGTCCGCGAGGTCGTGCTGACCGGCTTCACGGGCAGCAGCGACCCGGTGCCCCGCTGGGTGCCCACCGACGAGCAGGAGGCGCGGGTCGTCGACCTCGTCGCGAGCGTCGGTCTCTCGTCCCGCCTCTCGGCACGGTGGAGCGTGCTGTCCCAGGGCGAACGCGGTCGGGCGCTGATCGCCCGCGCCCTGGTGTCGCAGCCGGCCCTGCTGCTGCTCGACGAACCGGCGACGGGACTCGACGTCGCGGCGCGGGAACACCTGCTCGACACCGTCGACGAGCTGCGCACGACCCACCGCGCGATGTCCTCCGTGACGGTGACCCACCACCTCGAGGACCTGCCGAGCAGCACGTCGCACGCCCTGCTCCTGCGCGACGGCCGGGTCTTCGCCACCGGACGGGCCGACGACGTGCTGACGTCCGAGCTCGTGTCGGGCGCGTTCGACCACCCGCTCGTGGTCGATCGGGCCGGCGGCCGCTGGTCGGCCCGCGCCCGCCGCCGCTGA
- a CDS encoding GntR family transcriptional regulator codes for MPIPQNDDQTPAPRRLLRDVVYDKMFAAIIDGTLEFGERLNDDQLVAWLGVSRTPVREAIAKLADQALVDIEANRYTRIVDPSYGEFVDTVDVGYAVWSLFVERAVPKLDKAQRAEVVGLLDTRAKAFKAKKEEDIAGLVRANEILLAAADSESLTRLWSNTGPRLLLLLRRPSANGIFDFPQAHAFTVAFRDAVKADDAAAAAAVVREQPARLQGLFDQVREAGIYRA; via the coding sequence ATGCCGATCCCCCAGAACGACGACCAGACGCCCGCCCCGCGCCGCCTGTTGCGCGACGTCGTCTACGACAAGATGTTCGCCGCGATCATCGACGGCACCCTCGAGTTCGGTGAGCGCCTGAACGACGACCAGCTCGTGGCCTGGCTGGGCGTCTCTCGCACTCCCGTCCGCGAGGCGATCGCCAAGCTCGCCGACCAGGCACTGGTCGACATCGAGGCCAACCGCTACACGCGCATCGTCGACCCGTCCTACGGCGAGTTCGTCGACACCGTCGACGTCGGTTACGCCGTCTGGTCCCTCTTCGTCGAGCGGGCCGTGCCCAAGCTCGACAAGGCTCAGCGTGCCGAGGTCGTCGGCCTCCTCGACACCCGGGCCAAGGCCTTCAAGGCGAAGAAGGAAGAAGACATCGCGGGCCTCGTGCGGGCCAACGAGATCCTGCTGGCCGCGGCCGACAGCGAGTCGCTGACGCGACTGTGGTCGAACACCGGCCCGCGCCTCCTGCTGCTCCTGCGTCGTCCGTCGGCCAACGGCATCTTCGACTTCCCGCAGGCGCACGCCTTCACCGTGGCGTTCCGCGACGCCGTGAAGGCGGACGACGCCGCGGCGGCCGCCGCCGTCGTGCGCGAGCAGCCCGCACGCCTGCAGGGCCTGTTCGACCAGGTGCGCGAGGCGGGCATCTACCGCGCGTGA
- a CDS encoding MDR family oxidoreductase codes for MRAIVVEKGRAAEHRELDEPVAGPGDVVVDVTWSGVNYKDGLALRGDPGVARVDPLVPGIDLVGVVASSGSSRFAPGDEVLVNGAGHGETKAGGFAERVVVDPGSAVLVPPGIDGRRAAAIGTAGFTAMLSVLRLERDVGTDDGDVVVTGAAGGVGSVAIAVLSRLGYSVSASSGRLAEQGDYLRSLGASALVDRDELSGAGKPMQRARWAGGVDSVGSHTLATVLAQTRWGGTVTACGLAQGADLPTTVLPFILRGVTLAGVNSVEAPLDLRQRAWDRLARDLDLDLLDSMTGEVALADVVGAGEAILAGRTRGRTVVRVGGSRI; via the coding sequence ATGCGTGCGATCGTGGTCGAGAAGGGCAGGGCCGCCGAGCACCGGGAGCTCGACGAGCCGGTCGCCGGGCCGGGTGACGTCGTCGTCGACGTCACCTGGTCCGGCGTCAACTACAAGGACGGTCTCGCCCTGCGCGGTGACCCCGGGGTCGCCCGGGTCGATCCTCTCGTGCCCGGCATCGACCTGGTCGGCGTCGTGGCGTCCTCGGGGTCGTCACGTTTCGCACCGGGCGACGAGGTGCTGGTCAACGGTGCGGGCCACGGCGAGACGAAGGCGGGCGGCTTCGCCGAACGCGTCGTGGTCGACCCGGGCAGCGCCGTCCTGGTCCCCCCGGGCATCGACGGGCGGCGCGCCGCCGCCATCGGCACGGCGGGTTTCACGGCGATGCTGAGCGTCCTCCGGCTCGAACGCGACGTCGGCACCGACGACGGCGACGTCGTGGTGACCGGTGCGGCCGGAGGCGTCGGATCGGTGGCGATCGCGGTGTTGAGCCGCCTCGGGTACTCGGTCAGCGCCTCCTCGGGTCGCCTCGCCGAGCAGGGCGACTACCTCCGCTCGCTCGGGGCCTCGGCCCTGGTCGACCGCGACGAACTGTCCGGGGCGGGGAAGCCGATGCAGCGGGCCCGCTGGGCCGGCGGCGTCGACTCGGTCGGGAGCCACACCCTCGCCACCGTCCTGGCCCAGACCCGCTGGGGTGGCACCGTCACGGCCTGCGGGCTCGCCCAGGGCGCCGACCTGCCGACGACGGTGCTGCCGTTCATCCTGCGGGGCGTGACCCTGGCCGGCGTGAACTCGGTGGAGGCACCGCTCGACCTGCGCCAGCGCGCCTGGGACCGACTGGCACGAGACCTCGACCTCGACCTCCTCGACTCGATGACCGGCGAGGTCGCCCTGGCCGACGTGGTGGGCGCCGGCGAGGCGATCCTGGCGGGCCGGACCCGGGGGCGGACGGTCGTGCGCGTCGGCGGATCACGCATCTAG
- a CDS encoding SPFH domain-containing protein: MDFISSNVSVVAIVVAVVIVLALLSFVASRVRRVPPNEALIVVGRGAERSEGGGISSPQKVIIGGRTFVWPIFQEGFKLSLEQYQTPVEVQAIDANYIRTAVKATVNFKVTGTEDGVRRAAQRYLLQQQQLPVIVQQSLEGSIRGLIGGQPVDDLVKNFSRLAADAVNETKGELAELGLQIETMNIREIETPGSTYLADRGRAEAAVAKQNADVAEAEAERIAALARIGNTQQTAERQLQLDVRQAQIKAETDRAQAEAAAAGELARAMQDKLVAEQESIAVAEQAKVNQERLNIEVRQPAEAAAYASVQNAEAERDAANAAVEAEAFRRTQLADAARNAAENEAAAVEAAGRAEAAAIKAKGLAEAEAVDALAEAQGKFGQAALASQVISRLPEIAREMAAPMGNIDALTVVSTDGANELTKSVANNMTQLQDVVKATTGLDLVSALGGFLGGKAGASGPVDRV, from the coding sequence GTGGACTTCATCTCCTCGAACGTCAGCGTCGTCGCCATCGTCGTCGCCGTCGTCATCGTGCTCGCCCTGCTGTCGTTCGTCGCCAGCCGCGTCCGTCGCGTCCCGCCGAACGAGGCCCTGATCGTGGTCGGCCGTGGCGCCGAACGGTCCGAGGGCGGCGGCATCTCCAGCCCGCAGAAGGTCATCATCGGTGGCCGCACCTTCGTCTGGCCGATCTTCCAAGAGGGCTTCAAGCTGTCGCTCGAGCAGTACCAGACCCCGGTCGAGGTGCAGGCGATCGACGCCAACTACATCCGCACCGCCGTGAAGGCCACGGTCAACTTCAAGGTGACCGGCACCGAAGACGGGGTGCGCCGTGCCGCCCAGCGCTACCTGCTGCAGCAGCAGCAGCTCCCGGTCATCGTGCAGCAGTCGCTCGAGGGGTCGATCCGCGGTCTCATCGGCGGTCAGCCGGTCGACGACCTGGTCAAGAACTTCTCGCGCCTCGCGGCCGACGCCGTGAACGAGACCAAGGGCGAGCTCGCCGAGCTCGGCCTCCAGATCGAGACCATGAACATCCGCGAGATCGAGACGCCGGGCAGCACCTACCTCGCCGACCGCGGTCGTGCCGAGGCGGCCGTCGCCAAGCAGAACGCCGACGTGGCCGAGGCCGAGGCCGAGCGCATCGCCGCCCTGGCCCGCATCGGCAACACGCAGCAGACGGCCGAGCGTCAGCTGCAGCTCGACGTCCGCCAGGCCCAGATCAAGGCCGAGACCGACCGCGCCCAGGCCGAGGCCGCCGCCGCCGGTGAGCTCGCCCGGGCCATGCAAGACAAGCTGGTCGCCGAACAAGAGAGCATCGCCGTGGCCGAGCAGGCCAAGGTCAACCAGGAGCGACTCAACATCGAGGTGCGCCAGCCCGCCGAGGCCGCGGCCTACGCGTCCGTGCAGAACGCCGAGGCCGAGCGCGACGCCGCCAACGCCGCCGTCGAGGCCGAGGCGTTCCGCCGCACCCAGCTCGCCGACGCCGCCCGCAACGCGGCCGAGAACGAGGCCGCGGCCGTCGAGGCCGCCGGTCGCGCCGAGGCCGCGGCGATCAAGGCCAAGGGTCTCGCCGAGGCCGAGGCCGTGGACGCGCTGGCCGAGGCGCAGGGCAAGTTCGGCCAGGCGGCACTCGCCTCGCAGGTCATCTCGCGCCTGCCCGAGATCGCCCGCGAGATGGCGGCGCCGATGGGCAACATCGACGCCCTGACGGTGGTGTCGACCGACGGTGCCAACGAGCTGACCAAGTCGGTCGCCAACAACATGACGCAGCTGCAGGACGTCGTGAAGGCCACGACGGGGCTCGACCTCGTCAGTGCGCTGGGCGGGTTCCTCGGGGGCAAGGCGGGAGCGTCCGGCCCCGTCGATCGCGTCTGA
- a CDS encoding NfeD family protein codes for MDLRRRRRHGPRRPRADPARRPPRDAPRERGHWSPVGFVGVTTEATGPAGGEVRLDDVRELERRLATSDARIERGVRVRVVAENGPRVQVEALDAGETSASRDPQTN; via the coding sequence GTGGACCTACGCCGTCGCCGTCGGCATGGCCCTCGTCGCCCTCGTGCTGATCCAGCTCGTCGTCCGCCGCGTGACGCGCCGCGAGAGCGGGGGCACTGGTCGCCCGTCGGGTTCGTCGGCGTCACGACCGAGGCCACCGGCCCGGCCGGCGGCGAGGTCCGGCTCGACGACGTCCGCGAGCTCGAGCGGCGGCTCGCGACCAGCGACGCGCGCATCGAGCGCGGCGTCCGCGTCCGCGTCGTGGCCGAGAACGGCCCACGCGTACAGGTCGAGGCGCTCGACGCCGGCGAGACCTCCGCGTCACGTGATCCCCAGACCAACTGA
- a CDS encoding 6-phosphofructokinase, with protein sequence MRIGILTSGGDCPGLNAVIRGAVLKGTQIHGQEFVGFRDGWRGVVDGDVMPLTRKEIQGIAKQGGTILGTSRTNPFEGDGGVDRIAENMERFGIDAMIAIGGEGTLAAAKRLTDAGLKIVGVPKTVDNDLGATDYTFGFDTAVQIATDAMDRLRTTGDSHSRCMVAEVMGRHVGWIALHSGMAAGAHAILIPEQATSMDQIVEWVQSAYDRGRAPLVVVAEGFVPDHESDVHSERGLDAFGRPRLGGIGERLAPVIEERTGIETRATTLGHIQRGGTPTSYDRVLATRLGMAASDAVVEGRWGRMVALRGTEIVHVSFEEALDSLKVVPQHRYDEAAILFG encoded by the coding sequence ATGCGAATCGGAATCCTCACCAGCGGTGGCGACTGCCCCGGTCTCAACGCGGTCATCCGCGGTGCCGTGCTCAAGGGCACGCAGATCCACGGACAAGAGTTCGTCGGCTTCCGCGACGGCTGGCGAGGCGTCGTCGACGGCGACGTGATGCCCCTCACCCGCAAAGAGATCCAGGGCATCGCGAAACAGGGCGGCACGATCCTCGGGACGAGCCGCACGAACCCGTTCGAGGGCGACGGCGGTGTCGACCGCATCGCCGAGAACATGGAGCGCTTCGGCATCGACGCCATGATCGCGATCGGCGGCGAGGGCACCCTGGCCGCGGCCAAGCGCCTGACGGACGCGGGGCTCAAGATCGTCGGCGTGCCCAAGACCGTCGACAACGACCTCGGGGCGACCGACTACACCTTCGGCTTCGACACCGCGGTCCAGATCGCCACCGACGCCATGGACCGCCTGCGCACCACCGGCGACTCGCACAGCCGCTGCATGGTCGCCGAGGTCATGGGCCGGCACGTGGGCTGGATCGCCCTGCACTCGGGCATGGCCGCCGGTGCCCACGCGATCCTCATCCCCGAGCAGGCGACCAGCATGGACCAGATCGTCGAGTGGGTGCAGTCGGCCTACGACCGGGGTCGGGCACCGCTGGTGGTCGTCGCCGAGGGCTTCGTGCCCGACCACGAGAGCGACGTGCACTCCGAGCGCGGCCTGGACGCCTTCGGCCGCCCGCGCCTCGGCGGGATCGGCGAGCGACTCGCCCCCGTCATCGAGGAGCGCACGGGCATCGAGACCCGCGCCACGACGTTGGGGCACATCCAACGCGGCGGTACGCCCACGTCCTACGACCGCGTGCTCGCCACGCGGCTCGGCATGGCGGCGAGCGACGCGGTGGTCGAGGGTCGCTGGGGGCGCATGGTCGCCCTGCGGGGCACCGAGATCGTCCACGTCTCGTTCGAGGAGGCCCTCGACAGCCTCAAGGTCGTCCCGCAGCACCGCTACGACGAGGCCGCGATCCTCTTCGGCTGA
- a CDS encoding DUF4190 domain-containing protein — translation MSNEQPGRPPSPWARFARPAPTEPDRGEFPFGPPRPVHPEAGVADRGWPLDPSGAPSMPATRQQQPFFPQPAASQPPSSQPVGQQAAGQQPVAQQAAAPTWDSDGRQVWAPPPGPVPETGSAPDARPENAGLGSYFFPADDDWSSAPPRTDDEGRGLAIASIVFGVFFAPLGLVFGIVAARRARAAGRPATLALTGMVVASIVIVLSLVYAIAALDYYSQLATTCAQLGPGDYVNGDGRTVTCG, via the coding sequence ATGAGCAACGAGCAGCCGGGGCGTCCGCCGTCGCCGTGGGCCCGGTTCGCCCGGCCCGCGCCGACCGAGCCCGACCGGGGCGAGTTCCCGTTCGGTCCGCCTCGCCCGGTGCACCCCGAGGCGGGCGTGGCCGATCGCGGTTGGCCGCTCGACCCCTCCGGCGCACCGTCGATGCCCGCCACGCGACAGCAGCAGCCGTTCTTCCCCCAGCCCGCGGCGTCGCAGCCCCCCTCGTCGCAGCCCGTCGGCCAGCAGGCCGCCGGCCAGCAGCCCGTCGCCCAGCAGGCCGCCGCGCCGACGTGGGACTCCGACGGTCGTCAGGTCTGGGCGCCGCCGCCCGGTCCCGTGCCCGAGACCGGCTCCGCGCCCGACGCCCGACCCGAGAACGCAGGCCTCGGCTCGTACTTCTTCCCCGCCGACGACGACTGGTCGTCCGCGCCGCCCCGCACCGACGACGAGGGCCGCGGTCTCGCGATCGCGTCGATCGTCTTCGGCGTCTTCTTCGCGCCCCTCGGCCTGGTGTTCGGCATCGTGGCGGCGCGACGCGCCCGAGCCGCCGGCCGCCCGGCCACCCTCGCGTTGACCGGCATGGTCGTCGCCTCGATCGTCATCGTCCTGAGCCTCGTGTACGCCATCGCGGCACTCGACTACTACTCGCAACTCGCGACGACCTGTGCCCAGCTCGGGCCCGGCGACTACGTGAACGGCGACGGTCGGACCGTCACCTGCGGGTGA